Proteins encoded within one genomic window of Armatimonadota bacterium:
- a CDS encoding ExsB family protein produces the protein MRIPTAGSGLAGGLINEIREVAAGAPVAVAFSGGLDSSVVAALARDALGPANVLLVTVNMGQYAYRRGNAIVLEMAEQLGLQQRCLLGQARQHAVQRGGPACNRCTREIKLGMVKAAAQGRPVLTGSNRSDTWGQRGLRIHDGYYSPLLDLDKPQIREMAGDLGLEIPRIGEHWGREGCKLKHLLKPLINPDYHGRAVAEANEALLEVLAGMGFDAELANVKIVGPLRRNVGLVNVRPEPPSALRAAVLRALGNLAGLDEVRFVEGPVRLVVKAGPALAGDAAGRYWVEHGRLAPDFAHPIEAEWRPSPDGRLHTFHVLDAVPL, from the coding sequence ATGCGCATCCCGACGGCGGGGTCCGGCCTGGCCGGGGGCCTCATCAATGAGATCCGCGAGGTAGCCGCGGGCGCGCCGGTTGCGGTGGCGTTCAGCGGCGGGCTGGACTCGTCCGTTGTCGCGGCGCTCGCCCGCGATGCGCTGGGCCCGGCCAACGTACTGCTGGTCACGGTCAACATGGGCCAGTACGCCTATCGCCGCGGCAACGCCATTGTGCTGGAGATGGCGGAGCAACTCGGCCTGCAGCAGCGCTGCCTGCTGGGCCAGGCAAGGCAGCACGCGGTCCAGCGGGGCGGCCCCGCATGCAACCGATGCACCCGCGAGATCAAGCTGGGCATGGTCAAGGCCGCGGCACAGGGCCGGCCGGTGCTCACCGGTTCCAACCGCAGCGACACCTGGGGGCAGAGGGGCCTGCGGATCCACGACGGTTACTACTCGCCTCTCCTGGACCTAGACAAGCCCCAGATCCGGGAGATGGCCGGCGATCTGGGCCTGGAGATCCCGCGCATCGGCGAACACTGGGGACGCGAGGGGTGCAAGCTCAAGCACCTGCTGAAGCCGCTGATCAACCCCGACTACCACGGACGGGCCGTAGCAGAGGCGAACGAGGCTCTGCTGGAAGTGCTGGCCGGGATGGGTTTCGACGCGGAGCTGGCCAATGTCAAGATCGTCGGTCCCCTGCGGCGGAACGTCGGTCTGGTGAACGTCCGGCCCGAGCCGCCCTCCGCGCTCAGGGCCGCCGTCCTTCGGGCGCTGGGCAATCTGGCAGGCCTCGACGAGGTGCGGTTCGTCGAGGGGCCGGTGCGGCTCGTGGTGAAGGCCGGTCCTGCTCTGGCAGGGGACGCGGCGGGTCGCTACTGGGTGGAGCACGGACGTCTGGCGCCCGACTTCGCCCATCCGATAGAGGCGGAGTGGAGGCCCAGCCCGGACGGACGGCTCCACACGTTCCATGTCCTCGACGCGGTCCCGCTCTGA
- a CDS encoding aldehyde ferredoxin oxidoreductase family protein, whose translation MYGWTGNILRVDLTTRTYGREAFSEEFTHTWVGGRGFALKTLWDELEPGIDPLGPKNKFIVALGPIAGIPAPNTGKTVVAAKSPLTGGYGDGNLGTQVTEQLRKAGYDMLIVEGVAAEPTLLYIEDDRVEFLSAAEVWGKGTYATNDWIYGRYGKRVGVLNIGQGGENLNLYATVRSLEGRSGGRPGMGAVMGSKKLKAIVVKGSKPIPQADPEAMRKLGTADLRAVHEMDKESGWSIQSTTGILAWCNEVAALPVRNMRKTRHSDAWKIDGERLNAARVATYGCPTCPMRCGITIHDREGRESELDYENIGMLGSNLEVFELDQVGSLNYLCDDYGLDTISAGGVLGFYADAIDRGDIAGDFRFGDIEGAKELLRLAALREGNLGNMLADGTMRMARKIGRGSEAYAMHVKGLEVSAYNCKLCPGMALSFGTSPIGAHHKEAWVITFELNQTVRDSYGRDKAQKVIELQRIRGGLFEYIIACRFPWVELGWQLEHYPIYFNTITGLHWTLDDFWKVGDRIYALMKFFWLREMPDWNRKMDYPPMVWFDSANADTDGPIAGKVLDLEKYDGLLDHYYDLRGWDKRGIPTRKTAAALGLEDEARQAEAFGKLED comes from the coding sequence ATGTACGGATGGACCGGGAACATCCTGAGGGTCGATCTGACGACAAGGACGTATGGACGAGAAGCGTTCTCCGAGGAGTTCACGCATACGTGGGTAGGCGGCCGGGGATTCGCCTTGAAGACTCTCTGGGACGAACTCGAGCCGGGAATTGATCCCCTGGGACCTAAGAACAAGTTCATCGTCGCCCTCGGTCCGATCGCCGGCATCCCCGCGCCCAACACCGGTAAAACCGTCGTGGCGGCCAAGTCGCCCCTGACCGGCGGCTACGGAGACGGCAACCTCGGCACCCAGGTCACGGAACAACTCCGGAAGGCCGGGTACGACATGCTCATCGTCGAGGGAGTTGCCGCCGAACCGACCCTGCTCTACATCGAGGACGACCGGGTAGAGTTTCTGTCCGCCGCCGAGGTCTGGGGCAAGGGGACTTACGCGACAAACGACTGGATCTACGGACGTTACGGAAAGAGAGTCGGGGTTCTCAACATCGGGCAGGGAGGGGAAAACCTCAATCTCTATGCGACGGTCCGGAGCCTCGAGGGACGCTCCGGCGGGCGGCCTGGAATGGGCGCCGTAATGGGATCGAAGAAACTGAAGGCCATCGTGGTCAAGGGGAGCAAACCCATCCCCCAGGCCGATCCCGAAGCGATGAGGAAGCTCGGTACGGCCGACCTGCGCGCAGTCCACGAAATGGACAAGGAATCCGGCTGGTCCATCCAGAGTACGACGGGCATTCTCGCCTGGTGCAACGAGGTGGCCGCGCTTCCGGTCCGGAACATGAGGAAGACCCGGCATTCCGACGCCTGGAAGATCGACGGCGAACGGCTGAATGCCGCGCGGGTGGCGACCTACGGCTGTCCGACCTGCCCCATGCGCTGCGGCATCACCATCCACGACCGCGAGGGCCGGGAGTCCGAACTCGACTACGAGAACATCGGCATGCTGGGCAGCAACCTGGAGGTCTTCGAACTCGACCAGGTCGGATCCCTGAACTACCTCTGCGATGACTACGGCCTGGACACGATCTCCGCGGGAGGCGTCCTCGGGTTCTACGCCGACGCGATAGATCGGGGGGATATCGCCGGCGATTTCCGATTCGGCGACATCGAGGGGGCCAAGGAACTCCTTCGGCTCGCCGCCCTCAGGGAAGGGAACCTGGGAAACATGCTCGCCGACGGGACGATGCGCATGGCCCGGAAGATCGGCCGGGGTTCCGAGGCCTACGCCATGCACGTCAAGGGCCTGGAGGTTTCCGCATACAACTGCAAACTCTGTCCCGGCATGGCGCTTTCTTTCGGAACGAGCCCCATCGGCGCCCATCACAAGGAAGCCTGGGTCATCACCTTTGAGCTCAACCAGACGGTCCGCGATTCCTACGGACGGGACAAGGCGCAGAAGGTCATCGAACTGCAGAGGATCCGGGGAGGACTGTTCGAGTACATAATCGCCTGCCGGTTCCCATGGGTCGAACTCGGCTGGCAACTTGAGCACTACCCGATCTACTTCAACACCATCACCGGCCTCCACTGGACCCTGGACGACTTCTGGAAGGTCGGCGACAGGATCTACGCGCTCATGAAGTTCTTCTGGCTTAGGGAAATGCCGGATTGGAACCGGAAGATGGACTACCCGCCCATGGTCTGGTTCGATTCTGCCAACGCCGACACCGACGGCCCGATCGCGGGCAAGGTCCTCGATCTCGAGAAGTACGACGGTCTTCTTGACCATTACTACGACCTCCGCGGCTGGGACAAGAGAGGCATACCCACAAGGAAGACGGCCGCCGCCCTGGGCCTAGAGGACGAAGCCCGCCAGGCCGAGGCCTTCGGCAAGTTGGAGGACTAG
- a CDS encoding MoaD/ThiS family protein: MKVTVKMIGSFVYSAGFSEKTLDLSPGTTTDELLETLKIEKSRPMIVARNGQAVVPGERLEDGDRVVIAPIFSGG; the protein is encoded by the coding sequence ATGAAGGTCACGGTCAAGATGATCGGGTCTTTCGTCTATTCCGCTGGATTCAGCGAGAAGACCCTTGATCTCTCCCCCGGAACGACGACCGATGAGCTCCTGGAAACGTTGAAGATCGAGAAGTCCCGGCCGATGATCGTAGCGCGCAACGGCCAGGCCGTCGTCCCGGGAGAGAGACTCGAGGACGGCGACCGGGTCGTCATCGCTCCCATCTTTTCGGGCGGATAG
- a CDS encoding DUF4870 domain-containing protein: MSTEPAPADQSNRLLAALAYPIWIIALVIILTDMKKDPFMKRHGWTALFWGIAWFVLYVALMILGNIPFLGWLLFLVAGPILWIVWLILSIYYAVQTYNGKEFAIPIVSDWAKKYAA, translated from the coding sequence ATGAGCACAGAGCCCGCCCCGGCGGACCAGTCGAACCGGCTGCTCGCCGCGCTCGCGTACCCGATTTGGATAATCGCCCTCGTCATAATCCTTACCGACATGAAGAAGGACCCGTTCATGAAGCGCCACGGATGGACCGCGCTGTTCTGGGGGATCGCGTGGTTCGTGCTGTACGTGGCGCTGATGATCCTGGGGAACATCCCGTTCCTGGGCTGGCTCCTGTTCCTGGTCGCCGGCCCGATCCTGTGGATCGTCTGGCTGATCCTTTCGATCTACTACGCGGTCCAGACGTACAACGGCAAGGAGTTCGCAATCCCGATCGTCAGCGACTGGGCGAAGAAGTACGCAGCATAG
- a CDS encoding D-2-hydroxyacid dehydrogenase — MGAAGRRASPVVVLIASYLEPHFVERIRGAGEVRVIYEPALLPEPRYPCDHFGRPLQRTEDDERQWRGYLAEAEVLFDFDYPNADVLKTLIPRVRWIQGTSTGIGQLLLRTGLLDSPIVFTTAKGIHAKPLADFVLMAILWFAKDGFRMVRDKAAHRWLRYCGRDLRGATVGVIGLGTIGREVARMCRGVGMRVIATRRIVEPGDRDVEVDGLVPMAELPSLLGAADYVVLATPHTRQTEELIGRKELAAVKPGAVLINVARGAVVDEPAIIEALRDGRLGGAALDVLAAEPPAADNALWDMPNVLISPHSASTVETENARLTDLFCENLRRYLRGEPLLNVFDRERLY, encoded by the coding sequence GTGGGGGCTGCCGGGAGACGCGCCTCGCCCGTAGTTGTCCTAATAGCTTCCTATCTTGAGCCGCACTTCGTCGAGCGCATCCGCGGCGCCGGCGAAGTGCGGGTCATCTATGAGCCGGCCCTGCTCCCGGAGCCGCGGTACCCGTGCGATCACTTCGGGCGCCCGCTGCAGCGCACCGAGGATGACGAGCGGCAGTGGCGCGGCTACCTGGCCGAAGCCGAGGTTCTCTTCGACTTCGACTATCCCAACGCCGACGTCCTGAAGACCCTCATCCCTCGGGTGCGGTGGATTCAAGGCACCAGCACAGGAATCGGACAGCTCCTGCTGCGGACCGGCCTTCTCGATAGCCCGATTGTTTTCACGACCGCAAAAGGGATCCACGCGAAGCCGCTGGCCGATTTCGTACTCATGGCGATCCTCTGGTTCGCCAAGGACGGATTCCGAATGGTGCGCGATAAAGCGGCGCACCGGTGGTTGCGGTACTGCGGCCGCGATCTCCGGGGCGCCACGGTTGGCGTCATCGGTCTTGGAACGATCGGCCGTGAAGTCGCGAGGATGTGCCGCGGGGTTGGCATGCGGGTCATTGCCACCCGGCGGATTGTCGAGCCAGGCGACCGGGACGTGGAGGTTGACGGGCTGGTGCCGATGGCCGAACTGCCCTCGCTGCTAGGAGCGGCGGACTACGTCGTCCTGGCCACCCCTCATACCCGGCAGACCGAGGAGTTGATCGGACGGAAAGAACTCGCCGCCGTGAAGCCGGGAGCAGTGCTCATCAACGTGGCGCGGGGGGCCGTCGTGGACGAGCCGGCCATAATCGAGGCGCTGCGTGACGGCCGCCTCGGCGGGGCCGCGCTGGATGTGCTGGCGGCAGAGCCCCCGGCGGCCGATAACGCCCTGTGGGATATGCCAAACGTCCTGATCAGCCCGCACTCGGCCAGCACCGTGGAGACCGAGAATGCACGGCTCACCGACCTGTTCTGCGAGAACCTCCGGCGGTACCTGCGCGGCGAACCCCTGCTGAACGTCTTCGACCGAGAGCGGCTTTACTAG